Proteins co-encoded in one Chloroflexota bacterium genomic window:
- a CDS encoding type II toxin-antitoxin system VapC family toxin, whose product MTAPFVDTDVIIRLLTQDDPEKQAAAAALFEQVERGELTLTAPDTVIADAVYVLSSPRLYNLPRDEIRAMLTALIRLPGFQVRNRRAVLRALDLYATTGIDFGDALIAASMEQAGSQIIYSYDAHFDRIPGIQRVEP is encoded by the coding sequence ATGACTGCGCCCTTCGTCGACACCGACGTCATCATTCGTTTGCTCACCCAGGATGACCCGGAGAAGCAAGCCGCCGCGGCGGCTCTGTTCGAGCAGGTCGAGAGAGGCGAACTCACCCTGACGGCCCCGGACACCGTCATCGCCGACGCCGTGTACGTCCTCTCATCCCCCCGGCTCTACAACCTGCCGCGAGACGAGATCCGAGCGATGCTGACCGCCCTGATCCGCCTGCCCGGATTTCAGGTCCGTAACCGCCGCGCGGTGTTGCGCGCCCTGGACCTCTATGCGACCACGGGCATTGACTTTGGGGATGCGCTCATCGCCGCCTCTATGGAGCAAGCCGGATCTCAAATCATCTATTCTTACGACGCCCACTTCGACCGCATCCCGGGGATCCAGCGGGTGGAGCCATAG
- a CDS encoding AbrB family transcriptional regulator, whose translation MSKKEILATITSKGQVTIPAEVRAYLGLKPRDKIAFVIEEEGTVRLAAPRYPNIASLRGAAGSLKKPLSWEEMREIGREDHLKDKFQD comes from the coding sequence ATGAGCAAAAAGGAAATCCTTGCCACGATTACCAGTAAGGGACAGGTGACGATTCCTGCCGAGGTGCGCGCCTATCTGGGCCTCAAGCCCCGGGATAAGATCGCCTTCGTCATCGAGGAGGAAGGCACAGTGCGCCTAGCCGCTCCGCGCTATCCCAACATCGCCTCGTTGCGAGGGGCCGCCGGATCTTTAAAGAAGCCTTTATCCTGGGAGGAGATGCGGGAGATCGGCCGCGAGGACCATCTCAAAGATAAGTTTCAGGACTGA
- a CDS encoding VOC family protein — protein MQAKYVHTNLVARDWRRLAAFYQEVFGCVPVPPERDLSGEWFDAATGIPGAHAQGVHLRLPGYGDESPTLEIFQYNRTAGDSAPAVNRPGLAHLAFAVEDVEAAREAVLAAGGGTIGEVVSLDIPGAGRVTFVYMTDPEGNIIELQHWSEG, from the coding sequence ATCCAGGCGAAATACGTACACACGAATCTCGTCGCCAGGGATTGGCGGCGGCTCGCTGCTTTCTATCAGGAAGTCTTCGGGTGCGTGCCGGTCCCGCCGGAGCGGGATCTGTCGGGCGAGTGGTTCGACGCCGCCACGGGGATACCAGGGGCACACGCGCAGGGCGTACATCTCCGGCTCCCTGGCTACGGGGATGAGAGCCCCACGCTGGAGATCTTCCAGTACAATCGGACGGCGGGCGACTCGGCCCCGGCGGTCAACCGGCCGGGGCTGGCGCATCTCGCCTTCGCCGTGGAGGACGTGGAGGCCGCACGGGAGGCCGTGCTCGCGGCCGGCGGGGGAACCATCGGCGAGGTGGTGTCCCTGGACATCCCCGGGGCCGGGCGGGTCACCTTCGTCTACATGACGGACCCCGAGGGCAACATCATCGAGCTGCAACACTGGTCGGAGGGATAA
- a CDS encoding DUF624 domain-containing protein, translated as MRAALRVFWRSLQYWSDEALLLVQMNAAWLLAVLLVIPGPPATAALLEVTNRMAHGERAGWRTARRAFRRYFWKSWGWAIITLAFVGILTFNYTYYSRTTTGVILTLARIAWVIFALTGIAVQFYWWPLVIEMRGHPLIPALRNAARLAMLNSLFTITLLVVVLAFVAVSAALVAPALLMLSGLLALVANHATLDRLAAYREMLTYLEEEETPEVILEGISPQDDRPVVRPRPPKPRSRRAQRRRARKSARKKPTQR; from the coding sequence ATGAGAGCGGCCCTGCGCGTGTTCTGGCGCTCCCTCCAATACTGGAGCGATGAGGCGCTCCTCCTGGTGCAGATGAACGCGGCGTGGCTGTTGGCCGTTCTGTTGGTCATCCCCGGCCCTCCGGCTACGGCCGCGCTGTTGGAGGTCACCAACCGCATGGCACACGGGGAACGGGCCGGATGGCGAACCGCCCGCCGGGCGTTCCGGCGCTACTTCTGGAAGTCGTGGGGCTGGGCCATCATCACCCTGGCCTTCGTCGGCATCCTGACGTTCAACTACACCTACTACTCCCGCACCACCACGGGGGTAATCCTGACCCTCGCCCGGATCGCCTGGGTGATCTTCGCGCTCACCGGGATCGCCGTCCAATTCTACTGGTGGCCGCTGGTCATCGAGATGCGGGGCCACCCATTGATCCCGGCGCTGCGCAACGCGGCTCGGCTGGCCATGCTGAACTCGCTCTTCACGATCACTCTGCTGGTCGTCGTGCTGGCCTTCGTCGCGGTCAGCGCGGCCCTCGTCGCCCCGGCCCTGTTGATGCTGAGCGGCCTCCTGGCCCTGGTCGCCAACCACGCCACGCTTGATCGCCTGGCCGCCTATCGAGAGATGCTGACCTATCTGGAAGAGGAGGAGACGCCGGAGGTGATCCTGGAGGGGATCAGTCCCCAGGATGATCGCCCGGTGGTGAGGCCACGCCCGCCGAAGCCACGATCTCGCCGGGCCCAGCGGCGTCGGGCCCGCAAGTCCGCCCGCAAGAAGCCCACGCAACGGTAG